Proteins encoded by one window of Candidatus Abyssobacteria bacterium SURF_5:
- a CDS encoding response regulator: MAVGDFMKASSKKTKRVSHPSKPTKTKILVIDDDSAVAEMLRNYLGGKRCFVVLSASTGGEGIQQAIEQMPDLILINTRLSDMNGLDVHEHLKQNSGTRAIPVIYISSFSSLRIIEQATKQGAKGFFMKPFTLSNIYTKMASVLQMSQPVH; the protein is encoded by the coding sequence ATGGCGGTCGGAGATTTCATGAAAGCAAGCTCAAAGAAGACCAAGCGTGTCTCGCATCCTTCCAAGCCGACAAAAACCAAAATACTTGTCATCGACGACGATTCCGCAGTCGCGGAAATGCTGAGGAACTATCTCGGCGGGAAAAGATGTTTTGTCGTCCTCTCGGCTTCGACCGGAGGCGAGGGAATTCAGCAGGCCATCGAGCAGATGCCGGACCTTATCCTGATTAATACCCGGCTCAGCGATATGAACGGACTCGATGTTCATGAGCACTTGAAGCAAAATTCGGGCACGCGAGCGATTCCCGTTATCTATATTTCGTCTTTCTCCTCACTCCGAATAATCGAACAGGCCACAAAGCAAGGTGCAAAAGGATTCTTCATGAAACCGTTTACCCTTTCGAATATCTACACCAAGATGGCCTCCGTCCTTCAAATGTCCCAGCCCGTCCACTAA
- a CDS encoding FAD-binding protein, which yields MFECDVLCIGAGGAGLVAAATAAGTGSRTIVISKMPYGCGNTRISGGLVLRPNISPKDSLDSLMRDIIVGGEFLSDQALVHEYCKRAGLAAELMERFGIIFSRNSSGQPAPLPTAMGGHSLPRTLTGYCEGIPIGTALRAAAAGAGVSVLDETLALSLLKRDGSVTGAVCLRWATGEIICISAKQTILATGGLCRLFYPHTSNSSSVTGDGFALALDAGAELVDMEQQQFIPFAITHPESSVGIVCGEPAIAGPYGRLLNARGEEIIKGIRTKTRAEISAAMALARQRGEATGHGGLLLDLSPNLRRPIGKKMFAFIKRTFPSMIDAVRHAYGEEAARGEIPWDVFPTAHYQLGGVRVDTRCRVRGVANLFAAGEVMGGLYGANRIGSTSLAELFIFGSLAGECAAKSAHETERPRIDLDHAREVQQRAGRWRDKKGSVRPVQLMRELGAAMWENVGPVRNASGLEAALKKIEEIRLRSEDVSVAARRDYNPEWLDALELEKMLVTAEAVTRSAFERTETRGGHVRTDFPRRDENRLKSVVVKKSEDSLSVEREDVKLEKYGLETKGGPNPIRERIQFIILGLLPRKTQEKILNARLNLGDSD from the coding sequence ATGTTCGAATGCGACGTCCTGTGCATTGGCGCCGGCGGCGCCGGCCTGGTTGCCGCCGCGACCGCCGCAGGGACGGGCTCGCGAACGATAGTCATCTCGAAAATGCCTTACGGCTGCGGCAACACCCGCATTTCCGGCGGGTTGGTGCTACGGCCAAACATCTCACCGAAAGACTCACTCGATTCCTTGATGCGCGATATCATCGTCGGCGGCGAGTTCTTGAGCGATCAGGCGCTGGTTCATGAATATTGCAAGCGCGCCGGTCTCGCCGCGGAACTGATGGAGCGATTCGGCATCATCTTCTCGCGCAACTCATCGGGTCAACCGGCCCCTCTTCCCACCGCAATGGGCGGCCACAGCCTTCCGCGAACGCTCACCGGCTATTGTGAGGGGATACCGATCGGGACTGCACTCAGGGCTGCGGCGGCAGGAGCGGGCGTCTCGGTACTCGATGAAACCCTCGCCCTCAGCCTGCTGAAAAGAGACGGATCAGTTACGGGCGCAGTGTGTCTTCGGTGGGCGACCGGCGAAATCATTTGCATTTCAGCGAAGCAGACGATCCTCGCGACCGGCGGCTTGTGCCGGTTGTTTTATCCGCACACGAGCAACTCAAGCTCGGTTACGGGCGACGGGTTTGCGCTGGCGCTCGACGCTGGCGCCGAGCTTGTCGATATGGAGCAGCAGCAGTTCATTCCGTTCGCGATCACGCATCCGGAATCGAGTGTGGGCATCGTCTGCGGAGAGCCCGCAATAGCGGGACCGTACGGGAGATTACTGAACGCGCGCGGCGAGGAGATAATCAAGGGAATCCGCACAAAGACGCGGGCCGAGATTTCGGCCGCGATGGCGCTCGCGAGACAACGCGGCGAAGCGACCGGGCACGGCGGGCTCCTGCTCGATCTTTCGCCAAACCTGCGGCGGCCAATCGGAAAGAAGATGTTCGCGTTCATCAAGCGGACGTTTCCTTCGATGATCGATGCGGTGCGGCATGCGTACGGCGAGGAGGCGGCGCGCGGGGAAATCCCGTGGGATGTTTTCCCGACCGCGCATTACCAACTTGGCGGCGTACGGGTGGATACTCGGTGTCGCGTGCGCGGGGTGGCGAATCTTTTTGCGGCCGGCGAGGTGATGGGCGGCCTGTACGGCGCGAACCGCATCGGGTCGACGTCGCTGGCCGAGCTTTTCATCTTCGGCTCTTTGGCGGGCGAGTGCGCCGCGAAGTCGGCTCATGAGACGGAACGCCCGCGGATAGATCTCGATCACGCGCGCGAGGTACAGCAGCGGGCCGGGCGGTGGCGGGATAAAAAGGGTTCGGTGCGCCCCGTCCAGTTGATGCGCGAGCTTGGAGCGGCGATGTGGGAGAACGTCGGGCCGGTGCGAAACGCAAGCGGTCTTGAGGCGGCTCTCAAAAAAATAGAAGAGATACGGCTGCGGAGTGAGGATGTTTCAGTTGCCGCCCGGAGAGACTACAATCCGGAATGGCTGGACGCGCTCGAGTTGGAGAAAATGCTTGTGACAGCCGAGGCGGTCACGCGGAGCGCTTTTGAGCGAACCGAAACACGAGGCGGACACGTCCGGACGGATTTCCCGCGGCGCGATGAGAACCGGCTGAAGAGCGTTGTTGTGAAGAAAAGCGAAGACTCTCTTTCGGTCGAGAGGGAGGACGTCAAACTTGAAAAATATGGTCTTGAAACAAAGGGAGGTCCGAACCCCATCCGCGAGCGCATCCAATTCATCATACTCGGGCTCCTGCCGCGCAAGACACAGGAGAAGATACTCAACGCGCGTCTGAACCTCGGAGACAGCGACTGA
- the hypA gene encoding hydrogenase maturation nickel metallochaperone HypA, translating to MRRQMLFWRYHGERGRRGRSREMSRLRSVQHGVSDGIALDEEARGNHPAGARPARDDLHHHAGKREAVIIMHEMSIAQSILKIALNAAQTNGAKKLKTVRIRAGELRGIVPTQLSFFFQFITKDTPAEGAVLEVETVPIKGKCKSCENVFMVQNYEFVCAQCQSKDVDVIQGMELAVKEIEIE from the coding sequence ATGCGCCGACAGATGCTATTTTGGCGCTATCACGGTGAACGAGGTCGCCGAGGTCGATCCCGAGAAATGTCTCGGCTGCGGTCTGTGCAACACGGTGTGTCCGACGGAATCGCTCTCGATGAAGAGGCGCGAGGAAATCACCCAGCCGGCGCGCGACCTGCGCGAGATGATCTTCACCATCATGCAGGAAAAAGGGAAGCTGTAATAATCATGCACGAGATGTCGATAGCGCAAAGCATATTGAAGATCGCGCTGAACGCGGCGCAAACGAACGGCGCGAAAAAACTGAAGACGGTTCGCATCCGGGCCGGCGAGCTGCGCGGGATTGTGCCGACCCAGCTTTCGTTCTTCTTCCAATTCATCACGAAAGATACGCCCGCCGAAGGAGCGGTCCTCGAGGTCGAAACCGTTCCGATCAAGGGGAAATGCAAGTCGTGCGAGAATGTCTTCATGGTGCAGAACTACGAATTCGTCTGCGCGCAGTGCCAATCCAAAGACGTTGACGTGATACAGGGAATGGAATTGGCGGTGAAGGAGATCGAGATAGAATAG
- a CDS encoding 4Fe-4S dicluster domain-containing protein, with the protein MPLKSREAEMAESVYDQLIDKLNQFPAGAPRTENFVELLKELFTEDEARAAVIMPILPTPLPAICEDAGRSAADLRPLFESMADKGLAYHRTQEGIDYYSLLPLMPGIAELQFMKGEVNERTKKLAGMFHKLYETGWAKDLFASKTQMARVVVIEQEIPRGVEVFPYECVSKFIDEADYLALAICYCRHEMELLGKSCGRSKDVCLQFGPFARYVVERGFGRRITKEEAYAALKKSEEEGLVHLSDNNQKRINFICNCCGCCCGLLGGVTRLKNPKAIATSHFTLNIDAETCVACGACADRCYFGAITVNEVAEVDPEKCLGCGLCNTVCPTESLSMKRREEITQPARDLREMIFTIMQEKGKL; encoded by the coding sequence TTGCCGTTGAAATCACGGGAGGCCGAAATGGCTGAATCAGTTTACGATCAACTCATCGACAAGCTCAACCAGTTTCCTGCGGGCGCACCGCGGACGGAGAATTTTGTCGAGCTATTGAAGGAACTATTCACGGAAGACGAAGCGCGGGCGGCGGTAATCATGCCGATCCTGCCGACGCCGCTGCCGGCGATTTGCGAAGATGCCGGTCGCTCCGCGGCCGACCTCAGGCCGCTGTTCGAGTCGATGGCCGACAAAGGGCTGGCGTACCATCGCACGCAGGAGGGGATCGACTACTACAGCCTGCTTCCGCTGATGCCGGGGATCGCTGAGCTGCAGTTCATGAAGGGCGAAGTGAACGAGCGGACGAAAAAACTGGCTGGCATGTTTCACAAGTTGTACGAGACGGGCTGGGCGAAGGATTTGTTCGCGTCCAAGACGCAGATGGCGCGCGTGGTCGTGATCGAGCAGGAAATACCGCGCGGTGTGGAGGTATTCCCCTATGAGTGCGTGTCCAAGTTTATCGACGAGGCCGATTATCTCGCGCTCGCAATCTGTTATTGCCGGCACGAGATGGAGTTGCTCGGAAAATCGTGCGGCCGCTCAAAAGACGTGTGCCTGCAGTTCGGGCCGTTCGCGCGCTACGTCGTCGAGCGCGGTTTCGGGCGCCGGATAACGAAAGAGGAGGCGTACGCGGCCCTTAAGAAATCCGAAGAGGAAGGCCTGGTGCACCTGTCGGACAACAACCAGAAGCGCATCAATTTCATCTGCAACTGCTGCGGTTGCTGCTGCGGGTTGCTTGGCGGCGTGACGCGGCTTAAAAATCCCAAAGCGATCGCCACTTCTCATTTCACGTTAAATATAGACGCCGAGACCTGCGTCGCATGCGGGGCATGCGCCGACAGATGCTATTTTGGCGCTATCACGGTGAACGAGGTCGCCGAGGTCGATCCCGAGAAATGTCTCGGCTGCGGTCTGTGCAACACGGTGTGTCCGACGGAATCGCTCTCGATGAAGAGGCGCGAGGAAATCACCCAGCCGGCGCGCGACCTGCGCGAGATGATCTTCACCATCATGCAGGAAAAAGGGAAGCTGTAA
- the hypB gene encoding hydrogenase accessory protein HypB: protein MKIKVLNNILEANDVIADEIRGRLAEHRVLAINLMSSPGAGKTTLLERTIEKLQPKKIRVGVIEGDIETTRDADRLRRFNIPIVQINTGSACHLDANMTLNAVNNIDCSKIDVLFVENVGNLVCPAEFKIGEDHKVMLLSVTEGDEKPLKYPLMFRESSAMLINKIDLLQYTNFNMTEAKSNASKINPKLLIFPLSCTTGDGMGAWVEWVSKELKKKRKAKKR, encoded by the coding sequence ATGAAGATCAAAGTACTCAACAACATCCTTGAAGCGAATGACGTTATCGCGGACGAGATCCGCGGCCGCCTCGCCGAGCATCGGGTGCTCGCGATCAATCTGATGAGTTCGCCCGGAGCGGGCAAGACGACCTTGCTCGAGCGGACCATCGAGAAGCTGCAGCCGAAAAAGATCAGGGTCGGCGTGATCGAGGGCGATATCGAAACCACGCGCGATGCGGATCGCCTCAGGCGCTTCAACATTCCAATCGTGCAGATCAATACCGGCAGCGCGTGTCATCTCGACGCAAATATGACGCTCAACGCGGTCAACAACATCGACTGCTCGAAGATCGACGTGCTCTTCGTCGAGAACGTCGGCAATCTGGTCTGTCCGGCCGAATTCAAGATCGGCGAAGACCACAAGGTGATGCTTCTGAGCGTGACCGAAGGCGACGAAAAGCCGCTGAAGTATCCGCTGATGTTCCGCGAGTCGTCGGCGATGCTGATAAACAAGATCGACCTGCTGCAGTACACGAACTTCAACATGACGGAGGCGAAATCGAACGCGAGCAAGATAAACCCGAAACTCCTGATTTTCCCGCTTTCCTGCACGACCGGGGACGGAATGGGCGCCTGGGTCGAATGGGTGAGCAAGGAGCTGAAGAAGAAGCGGAAAGCAAAGAAGCGATAA
- a CDS encoding acyl-CoA dehydrogenase gives MHLELTDEQRAARQTAREFAEKEIVPVARENDEQQKFPADIVQKMAELGFLGAAIPEEYGGAGMDFISYALITEEIGRACSSVRTVLSVTSSLCALTILKWGTEEQKKKYLPKTCAGEIIACFGLTEPDAGSDAANISTSAKEDGNSWILNGNKMWISNGGVSKLAIIFAQTDKSLKHKGMAAFLVDTDIKGFSSRQIHGKLGLKSADTSSLTLEDVKVSNDALLGKVGDGFKIAMSALDNGRYSVAAGCVGICQACIDASVKYSQERMAFGRPIAGFQLVQELIADMVVDTEAARLLVFQAGHLKNKGVRNTRETALAKLYASEAALRCSNRAIQVFGGYGYSNEYPVERYMRDARVASLYEGTSQILKLLIGRYATDISAFT, from the coding sequence ATGCATCTTGAGTTGACGGATGAGCAGCGGGCAGCCCGGCAAACGGCGCGCGAGTTTGCGGAAAAGGAGATCGTACCGGTCGCCCGCGAGAACGATGAACAGCAGAAGTTCCCCGCCGATATCGTACAGAAGATGGCCGAACTCGGATTTCTCGGGGCGGCGATCCCGGAAGAATACGGCGGCGCAGGCATGGACTTCATTTCTTACGCGCTGATCACGGAGGAGATCGGCCGCGCGTGTTCATCGGTGCGGACCGTTCTGTCGGTCACCAGTTCTCTGTGCGCGCTCACGATTTTGAAGTGGGGAACCGAGGAGCAGAAAAAGAAATATCTTCCGAAAACGTGCGCGGGCGAGATCATCGCGTGCTTCGGATTGACGGAACCCGATGCCGGCAGCGACGCGGCGAATATCTCGACATCCGCGAAAGAGGACGGCAATAGTTGGATTCTGAACGGCAATAAGATGTGGATTTCGAATGGCGGCGTGTCGAAGCTGGCGATTATTTTCGCGCAGACCGACAAGAGCCTCAAGCATAAGGGAATGGCGGCCTTTCTCGTGGACACCGATATAAAAGGGTTTTCCTCGCGGCAGATTCACGGGAAGCTGGGACTGAAGTCGGCCGATACCTCCTCGCTCACGCTCGAGGACGTGAAAGTGAGCAACGACGCGCTTTTGGGCAAGGTCGGAGACGGTTTTAAGATAGCGATGAGCGCGCTCGATAACGGGCGCTACAGCGTGGCCGCCGGCTGTGTCGGCATCTGCCAGGCCTGCATCGACGCGAGCGTCAAATACTCGCAGGAGCGAATGGCGTTCGGCCGCCCGATTGCGGGATTCCAGCTTGTCCAGGAACTGATTGCCGACATGGTCGTGGATACCGAGGCGGCGCGCCTGCTCGTTTTCCAGGCGGGCCACCTGAAGAACAAGGGCGTCCGCAACACGCGCGAGACGGCTCTTGCGAAGCTGTATGCTTCGGAGGCGGCGCTTCGGTGCTCGAACCGTGCGATCCAGGTGTTCGGCGGATACGGCTACTCGAACGAGTATCCGGTCGAGCGCTACATGCGCGACGCGCGCGTGGCCAGCCTGTATGAAGGCACGAGCCAGATACTGAAATTGCTGATCGGACGATATGCGACCGATATCAGCGCGTTTACATGA
- a CDS encoding epoxyqueuosine reductase, whose translation MRVDKRKLLARARRLGADIAGVAGAERLAEEGAILNEPIDGAKSAIVLGVRQSFAALNSNVVQIAQHDTSYAYAQVDAVSHALVRILEDGGHDAVAVPSFLPIDMSDEFKGMRGEVDHRRAAVLAGIGEYGLNNLLLTEQFGPRVRLATVLTTAEIKPAHPRPRKKICTECRACVEACPVHALDEPGKTDKTACGKVVFEHGLRGLMRFGLRWAGSNQAEQMELLKSCSLRELWQNFMVGMYYTCFRCQAACPIGAAEKPKRGRSYAS comes from the coding sequence ATGAGAGTTGATAAACGAAAACTGCTTGCGCGCGCGAGGCGGCTGGGGGCGGATATTGCCGGTGTGGCCGGGGCGGAACGACTGGCGGAGGAAGGCGCTATCTTGAACGAGCCGATCGACGGCGCGAAAAGCGCCATTGTTTTGGGCGTGCGCCAGAGCTTTGCCGCGCTGAATTCGAATGTGGTCCAGATCGCGCAGCATGACACGTCGTACGCATACGCACAGGTTGATGCCGTAAGTCATGCGCTCGTGCGCATTCTGGAGGACGGCGGCCACGACGCGGTCGCGGTTCCGAGTTTTTTGCCGATCGACATGAGCGACGAGTTCAAAGGGATGCGCGGAGAAGTGGACCATCGGCGCGCGGCGGTTCTCGCCGGCATCGGCGAGTATGGGCTTAATAATCTTCTGCTAACGGAACAGTTCGGGCCACGCGTGCGGCTCGCGACGGTTCTGACGACCGCCGAGATCAAACCCGCCCACCCGCGTCCCAGGAAGAAAATCTGCACTGAGTGCCGCGCCTGTGTAGAGGCGTGTCCTGTGCACGCGCTGGATGAGCCGGGGAAAACAGATAAGACGGCCTGCGGGAAGGTGGTTTTCGAACACGGCCTGCGCGGGCTGATGCGGTTCGGGCTTCGCTGGGCCGGCTCAAATCAAGCGGAGCAGATGGAACTGCTGAAGAGCTGCTCGCTGCGCGAGTTGTGGCAGAACTTCATGGTTGGCATGTATTACACTTGTTTCAGATGCCAGGCGGCCTGTCCGATCGGGGCCGCTGAAAAGCCAAAGAGAGGGAGGAGCTATGCATCTTGA
- a CDS encoding VWA domain-containing protein: MEKKILDFIEALRAARVKITLSEGIDCFRALDILSLADKQTFKSVLRSTLVKRGSDMPTFEKLFERYFTSLAKPLQPTNEDDEPTDDIPFGSMSLQEFIDQLLDEHDDQFPALVQLLRWQLNGDFQIVMMQQGIEMGLGEISNPLQVGFFSKKIRDSLGWNALQEEIEKLAEELAGAGYSPQEIGRLKEFIERRMKRVFETIKAFVRREFERRNLLEMEKMREDDLLDKSFYQLSRREMEMMRDLVTRLGRKMKDKLVIRTKHRKRGRIDVKRVIRQNMQYGGVPVELNFKDRRRERPNVFALCDISDSVAYASRFMLQFLYTLQELFTKVRTFVFVTEIAEVTQLFSEHEIQTAINMALSSRYVDYNGHSNFGYAFHRFHNEYLESVTPRTTVIVMGDARNNRNDPRVWTFKEISEKAKRVIWLNPESRNGWRLGDSVMYEYMPYCHETHECRNARQLMRVIDKIVSK; the protein is encoded by the coding sequence ATGGAGAAGAAGATACTCGACTTCATCGAGGCGCTGCGGGCGGCGCGAGTCAAGATCACGCTGTCCGAAGGCATCGACTGCTTCCGCGCGCTCGACATTCTCTCCCTTGCGGACAAGCAGACGTTCAAGTCAGTGCTCCGCTCGACCCTCGTCAAGCGCGGAAGCGATATGCCGACGTTCGAGAAACTGTTCGAGCGGTATTTTACGTCGCTCGCGAAACCGCTTCAGCCCACCAATGAAGATGATGAACCCACCGATGATATCCCATTCGGCTCGATGTCGCTGCAGGAATTCATCGATCAGTTGCTTGACGAGCACGACGACCAGTTTCCCGCGCTCGTCCAACTGCTTCGCTGGCAGCTCAATGGCGATTTCCAGATCGTGATGATGCAGCAGGGCATCGAGATGGGACTTGGCGAGATCAGCAATCCGCTGCAGGTCGGTTTCTTCTCGAAGAAAATCCGCGACAGCCTCGGCTGGAACGCGCTCCAGGAAGAGATTGAGAAATTGGCCGAAGAGCTTGCGGGCGCCGGCTATTCGCCTCAAGAGATCGGCAGACTCAAGGAATTCATTGAGCGACGCATGAAGCGGGTGTTCGAGACGATCAAGGCGTTTGTTCGGCGCGAATTCGAGCGAAGGAACCTGCTCGAGATGGAGAAGATGAGGGAAGACGATCTTCTCGATAAGAGCTTTTATCAGCTTTCGCGGCGCGAGATGGAGATGATGCGCGACCTGGTGACCCGGCTCGGGCGCAAGATGAAGGATAAGCTGGTGATCCGCACCAAGCACAGGAAGCGCGGCCGGATCGACGTCAAGCGCGTCATCCGGCAGAACATGCAGTACGGCGGCGTGCCGGTCGAGCTGAATTTCAAGGATCGCCGCCGCGAGCGGCCGAACGTGTTCGCGCTGTGCGATATTTCCGATTCCGTCGCGTACGCCTCGCGTTTCATGCTGCAGTTCCTGTACACGCTGCAGGAATTGTTCACGAAGGTGAGGACGTTCGTCTTCGTCACCGAGATCGCGGAAGTGACGCAGTTGTTCTCCGAACATGAAATCCAGACCGCGATCAACATGGCGCTCAGCTCACGCTACGTGGATTACAACGGCCACAGCAATTTCGGGTATGCGTTTCACCGGTTCCACAACGAGTATCTTGAGTCGGTCACACCCCGGACGACGGTCATCGTGATGGGTGACGCACGCAACAATCGAAACGACCCGCGCGTGTGGACCTTCAAGGAGATATCAGAGAAGGCGAAGCGCGTGATCTGGCTGAATCCCGAGTCGCGCAACGGCTGGCGGCTGGGCGACAGCGTTATGTATGAGTACATGCCGTATTGCCACGAAACTCACGAGTGCCGGAATGCGCGCCAGCTCATGCGCGTGATCGACAAGATTGTGAGCAAATGA
- a CDS encoding MoxR family ATPase, translating into MFLSRQDVIDNFRKQKYICGPEISTVVYLSEQMQKPVLVEGPAGVGKTSLAGVWAEAAGLELIRMQCYEGLDEGKALYEWEYAKQLLYTQILKEKINEVISDCRGLREAVDRINRHEDIFFSKEFILPRPLLRAILSDKKVVLLIDEVDKADPEFEAFLLEVLSDFQVSVPELGTLRAKHVPNVVLTSNNSREMSDALKRRCLHLFIDFPPSEQEMEIVRLKVPDIDEKLARQVVDVIQKVRKIDLKKLPSISETLDWARALTILNADSLDQDLLKSTLNLFLKYEGDIKKVRANLHTLITTGEGKMN; encoded by the coding sequence ATGTTTTTGTCGCGGCAGGACGTCATCGACAATTTCAGAAAACAGAAATACATTTGCGGGCCGGAGATATCGACTGTTGTCTATCTTTCCGAACAGATGCAGAAGCCGGTGCTGGTGGAGGGTCCGGCCGGCGTCGGCAAGACGAGCCTGGCGGGCGTATGGGCGGAGGCGGCTGGACTGGAACTGATCCGGATGCAGTGTTATGAGGGACTCGACGAGGGCAAGGCGCTCTATGAATGGGAGTATGCAAAGCAGCTCCTGTACACGCAGATATTGAAGGAAAAGATCAACGAGGTCATCAGCGATTGCCGCGGGCTCAGGGAGGCGGTGGACCGGATCAACCGGCACGAGGACATTTTCTTTTCGAAGGAATTCATTCTGCCGCGCCCGCTGCTGCGCGCGATCCTGTCGGACAAGAAGGTCGTTCTGCTCATCGATGAGGTCGACAAGGCCGATCCCGAGTTCGAGGCGTTTTTGCTCGAGGTGCTCAGCGATTTCCAGGTGAGCGTGCCGGAACTGGGCACGCTTCGGGCAAAACATGTTCCCAATGTCGTTCTCACCAGCAACAACAGCCGCGAGATGAGCGACGCGCTCAAGCGGCGGTGCCTGCACCTGTTTATCGATTTTCCGCCGTCCGAGCAGGAGATGGAGATCGTGAGACTGAAGGTGCCGGACATTGACGAAAAGCTGGCGCGCCAGGTCGTCGACGTGATCCAGAAGGTCCGTAAGATCGACCTGAAGAAACTGCCGAGCATCAGCGAGACGCTCGATTGGGCGCGCGCGCTCACGATCCTGAACGCGGACAGTCTCGATCAGGACCTGCTCAAGTCGACGCTCAACCTGTTCCTCAAATACGAGGGCGACATCAAGAAGGTGCGCGCGAACCTGCACACGCTGATCACGACGGGCGAAGGAAAAATGAACTGA
- a CDS encoding TPM domain-containing protein encodes MTPMRYRTTLHIMNRLFIALLAVSLWMPTSRAQESFSAERAPAESSENQTKDYTPFPAPDLGYVSDNADLLTREEEERIERWLWQAEEKAGLEVVVVTIGSIRDYPGAPSSSIEIFARGLFNTYGIGNMPANDGVLLLVAVKDRKARIELGAGYGHARNRDAQRIMDEDILPAFRQEDYAAGIRNGVKGILREFGGLRVGPNWPLIGVALSIPVVGLIAVSLFRNGKRGWGWISVGLLIVLILALIWILRQTLRHMPRRSGGLGSFGGGFSGGGGATGGW; translated from the coding sequence ATGACACCGATGAGATATCGAACCACATTGCACATCATGAATAGGCTGTTCATTGCATTGCTCGCTGTGTCCCTGTGGATGCCGACGTCGCGGGCGCAGGAGAGTTTCTCCGCCGAGCGCGCTCCCGCGGAGTCGAGTGAAAATCAGACGAAAGATTATACCCCCTTCCCCGCACCCGATCTCGGCTATGTGAGCGACAATGCGGACCTGCTCACGCGGGAAGAGGAAGAGCGGATCGAGCGGTGGCTGTGGCAGGCGGAGGAGAAGGCAGGTCTGGAGGTCGTTGTCGTTACCATCGGTTCCATCAGGGATTATCCGGGCGCGCCCTCATCCTCGATCGAGATATTCGCGCGGGGGCTTTTTAACACCTACGGCATCGGCAACATGCCGGCGAATGATGGTGTGCTCTTGCTGGTGGCCGTCAAAGACAGGAAGGCCCGGATAGAGCTTGGCGCCGGTTACGGCCACGCACGGAATCGCGACGCCCAGCGGATAATGGATGAGGACATCCTGCCGGCCTTCCGGCAGGAAGACTATGCCGCCGGCATTCGGAATGGAGTGAAGGGAATACTACGCGAGTTTGGCGGGCTGCGCGTCGGGCCCAACTGGCCGCTCATCGGGGTGGCTCTGTCCATTCCGGTGGTTGGTCTGATCGCTGTCAGTCTGTTCCGCAATGGCAAACGCGGCTGGGGCTGGATCAGCGTCGGCCTGTTGATCGTGCTCATACTTGCGCTCATCTGGATTCTCCGCCAGACGCTGAGACACATGCCGAGGAGAAGCGGCGGACTGGGCAGCTTCGGCGGCGGCTTCTCCGGCGGCGGCGGCGCAACCGGCGGTTGGTGA
- a CDS encoding TPM domain-containing protein has product MRRSTNPSKFLTPAESRQVTAAVEQAEKFTSGEIKVTLARHCWISIESKASRLFNKLNLDRTRHRNCVMILLVLTNHEFHIHGDQGIHERVGQEFWDDVRDRMSVCFKEDRFGDGLAEGVRLIGEKLAQFFPPLADDTDEISNHIAHHE; this is encoded by the coding sequence ATGAGAAGGTCGACAAATCCCAGCAAATTCCTCACCCCGGCAGAATCGCGGCAGGTTACGGCGGCAGTCGAACAGGCCGAGAAGTTTACCTCCGGCGAAATCAAGGTGACGCTGGCCCGACATTGCTGGATCAGTATCGAGTCCAAGGCGTCGCGCCTGTTCAATAAGCTTAATCTTGACCGAACCCGCCATCGCAACTGCGTCATGATTTTGCTGGTGCTTACCAACCATGAGTTTCATATCCACGGCGATCAGGGAATCCACGAAAGGGTAGGGCAGGAATTCTGGGACGACGTGCGTGACCGGATGAGTGTTTGCTTCAAAGAGGATCGGTTCGGCGACGGTCTGGCCGAGGGAGTCCGCCTTATCGGCGAGAAGCTCGCCCAGTTCTTTCCCCCTCTGGCGGATGACACCGATGAGATATCGAACCACATTGCACATCATGAATAG